In one Aquabacterium sp. OR-4 genomic region, the following are encoded:
- a CDS encoding 2Fe-2S iron-sulfur cluster-binding protein, which yields MTPAAPLFLLDGHPVPFKPGETLIEAATRAGRHIPHLCWHPGFAPHGSCRLCMVAIGERQLAACSTAAEAGLEVRLHGEALAAQRRTLLQLLFVEGNHFCPSCERSGACKLQAEACEAGVEGPHFEQLYPDRPVDASHPDVLLDLNRCILCGLCVRASAQHDGKAVFALGGRGLGTQLVVGSASGRLGDTDLAASDLAARICPVGAILPKRRGFAVPIGQRRYDAAPISALPETDDGMPPP from the coding sequence ATGACCCCCGCCGCACCGCTGTTCCTGCTCGATGGCCACCCGGTGCCCTTCAAGCCCGGCGAGACGCTGATCGAGGCCGCCACGCGCGCCGGGCGCCACATCCCCCACCTGTGCTGGCACCCGGGCTTTGCGCCGCACGGCTCGTGCCGGCTGTGCATGGTGGCCATTGGCGAGCGCCAGTTGGCGGCCTGCAGCACCGCCGCCGAAGCCGGGCTCGAGGTGCGCCTGCACGGCGAGGCACTGGCCGCCCAGCGCCGCACGCTGCTGCAGCTGCTGTTCGTCGAAGGCAATCACTTCTGCCCCAGCTGCGAGCGCAGCGGCGCGTGCAAGCTGCAGGCCGAGGCCTGCGAGGCCGGCGTCGAGGGCCCGCATTTCGAGCAGCTCTACCCCGACCGCCCGGTGGATGCCAGCCACCCCGATGTGCTGCTCGATCTCAACCGCTGCATCCTGTGCGGGCTGTGCGTGCGCGCCTCGGCCCAGCACGACGGCAAGGCGGTGTTTGCGCTGGGCGGCCGCGGCCTGGGCACGCAGCTGGTGGTGGGCAGCGCCAGCGGCCGCCTGGGCGACACCGACCTGGCCGCCAGCGACCTGGCCGCGCGCATTTGCCCGGTGGGCGCCATCCTGCCCAAGCGCCGCGGCTTTGCCGTGCCCATCGGCCAGCGCCGCTACGACGCCGCGCCGATCTCGGCCCTGCCCGAGACCGACGACGGCATGCCGCCGCCATGA